A part of Arthrobacter dokdonellae genomic DNA contains:
- a CDS encoding dynamin family protein, which produces MPGSRRGDWHDEAVSPTYSGNTPGNGAAARAQDAAVALLEAVRGELASLRLPLELPAAPGARRTAAKAVGQLDDYILPRYRSLDAPLLAVVGGSTGAGKSTLVNALAGHPVTRAGAIRPTTRQPILLHHPADAAWFTSARVLPTLARVRGELDGAGTPATRAGATPDAAAMRSLVLVSDAAIPEGVALLDAPDVDSVSDDNRQLASQLLAAADLWLFVTTANRYADAVPWKLLVDAASRDILVAVVLDRVPRGAEEEVRADLRSMLTREGLAGSRLFVVPELDLDAMGMLPAAATAPIAGWLRDLAEDATVRSEIARRTLNGTVRSLSGKVAGLAEAARDQDDAGRQLADDVTAAFTDAGARIHRATSDGSLLRGEVLARWQDFVGTGDFFRALESGIGRVRDRLGAFFKGQPPPAVKVETAIETGLQAVIVAQASRAAEDADQRWRADPAGRALLGTDDLSGTTPDFPAQVAEEIRAWQGDVLDLIRAGGAAKRSQARWLSLGVNGLGVVLMVVVFSLTGGLTGAEIGIAGGTAVVGQKLLEAVFGEDAVRRLASQARRSLEKRCAGLLERQQRRFLDRIGPLHDGAADTLEGLAGELAKLGEGA; this is translated from the coding sequence ATGCCGGGCAGCCGTCGTGGCGACTGGCATGATGAAGCTGTGAGCCCCACTTATTCAGGCAATACCCCCGGCAACGGCGCCGCCGCCCGGGCGCAGGACGCCGCGGTGGCGCTGCTGGAGGCGGTCCGCGGCGAACTTGCGTCACTTCGCCTTCCCCTCGAACTGCCCGCGGCGCCCGGGGCCCGCCGGACCGCCGCCAAGGCAGTGGGCCAGCTGGACGACTACATCCTGCCGAGGTACCGCAGCCTGGACGCGCCGCTGCTCGCCGTCGTCGGCGGATCCACCGGCGCGGGAAAGTCGACGCTGGTGAACGCGCTGGCCGGCCACCCCGTCACGCGCGCCGGCGCCATCCGGCCCACCACGCGCCAGCCCATCCTCCTGCACCACCCCGCCGACGCGGCGTGGTTCACGTCCGCCCGCGTCCTGCCCACCCTGGCCCGCGTCCGCGGCGAACTGGACGGAGCCGGCACGCCCGCCACCCGCGCCGGTGCCACCCCGGACGCCGCGGCCATGCGGTCCCTGGTGCTGGTGTCGGACGCGGCAATCCCCGAAGGCGTGGCCCTGCTCGACGCCCCGGACGTGGACTCCGTCTCCGACGACAACCGCCAGCTGGCCTCGCAGTTGCTGGCGGCCGCTGACCTGTGGCTGTTCGTCACCACGGCCAACCGCTACGCCGACGCCGTGCCGTGGAAGCTGCTCGTGGACGCCGCCTCGCGCGACATCCTGGTGGCGGTGGTCCTGGACCGCGTGCCGCGCGGCGCCGAAGAGGAGGTCCGCGCGGACCTGCGCTCCATGCTCACGCGCGAGGGCCTCGCCGGCTCCCGGCTGTTCGTGGTCCCGGAGCTGGACCTCGACGCGATGGGCATGCTCCCGGCCGCCGCCACCGCGCCGATCGCCGGCTGGCTGCGGGACCTCGCGGAGGACGCCACGGTCCGCTCCGAGATTGCCCGCCGCACGCTCAACGGCACCGTGCGCTCCCTGTCCGGGAAGGTGGCCGGGTTGGCGGAGGCCGCCAGGGACCAGGACGACGCCGGGCGGCAGCTCGCGGATGACGTCACCGCCGCCTTCACTGACGCCGGGGCCCGCATCCACCGGGCCACCAGCGACGGCTCCCTGCTGCGGGGGGAGGTGCTGGCCCGCTGGCAGGACTTTGTGGGCACCGGGGATTTCTTCCGGGCACTGGAGAGCGGGATCGGCCGCGTCCGGGACCGGCTCGGCGCGTTCTTCAAGGGGCAGCCGCCGCCCGCCGTGAAGGTGGAGACGGCCATCGAAACGGGGCTTCAGGCCGTCATAGTCGCCCAGGCCTCCCGTGCCGCCGAGGACGCGGACCAGCGCTGGCGCGCCGACCCCGCGGGACGCGCGCTGCTGGGCACCGACGACCTCTCCGGGACCACGCCGGACTTCCCGGCGCAGGTCGCCGAGGAGATCCGCGCCTGGCAGGGCGACGTGCTGGACCTGATCCGCGCCGGAGGGGCCGCCAAGCGGTCCCAGGCCCGCTGGCTCTCCTTGGGGGTGAACGGCCTGGGCGTGGTCCTGATGGTCGTCGTCTTCTCGCTGACCGGGGGACTGACGGGAGCCGAGATCGGCATCGCAGGGGGCACCGCCGTCGTCGGCCAAAAGCTGCTGGAAGCCGTGTTCGGCGAGGACGCCGTGCGGCGCCTGGCCAGCCAGGCCCGGCGGTCGCTGGAAAAACGGTGCGCCGGCCTGCTCGAGCGCCAGCAGCGGCGCTTCCTCGACCGGATCGGGCCGCTGCATGACGGCGCGGCGGACACGCTTGAGGGGCTCGCCGGGGAGCTGGCGAAACTGGGGGAGGGCGCATGA
- a CDS encoding GTPase — protein sequence MSRHRDARTESALARRLAALNDARELGEGRLDDAALQQAYDVLDRAASRRSLSADHTVVGFFGATGSGKSSLFNAVAATDAARVAVRRPTTAEPLAMVWQPEGSGPLLDWLEVAERREGGPVPGLTDGGGLVLLDLPDFDSVQRAHRETAERLAGQVDVLVWVVDPQKYADAAIHNEFIRPFSAHAAVTLVVLNQVDRLAGAEVKPVLASLSSILDRDGLGKVSVLGVSAVTGEGVDELRRRVAGVVKAKQAQSARLAADVAVAAGRLGAAAGAGEAAGAGEPAGVHQQDRKALAAGLADAVHVETVVSAVRTSYRLEATRRTGWPVTRWMSRFRKDPLRRLSLRREGSSAVNRTSLPPAGAAEQAQLDSAVRDFADAISVGAPGPWRASIRAAARTSRAALPDALDQAVASADLKANTRAWWWPVFSVVQWLALLVAVGGLAWLGVLAVLGYFQMPVPDVPRELGWPLPTLMVAAGVVVGIVLAVASKFIAAAGARGRAASARRRLREGVSGAAELLVVAPAEAEIARCRAFQEALAAAGG from the coding sequence ATGAGCCGGCACCGCGACGCACGCACGGAATCGGCCCTGGCACGCAGGCTCGCAGCGCTCAACGATGCCCGGGAGCTCGGCGAGGGGCGGCTGGATGACGCCGCGCTGCAGCAGGCATACGACGTCCTGGACCGGGCCGCCTCGCGCCGCTCCCTGAGCGCGGACCACACCGTGGTGGGCTTCTTCGGGGCCACCGGCAGTGGAAAGTCGTCCCTGTTCAACGCCGTCGCCGCGACGGACGCCGCCCGCGTGGCCGTCCGGCGGCCCACCACGGCCGAGCCGCTGGCCATGGTGTGGCAGCCGGAGGGCAGCGGGCCGCTGCTGGACTGGCTGGAGGTGGCCGAGCGCCGCGAGGGCGGACCGGTGCCCGGGCTGACGGACGGGGGCGGCCTGGTCCTGCTCGACCTGCCCGACTTCGACTCGGTGCAGCGCGCCCACCGCGAAACCGCCGAGCGGCTTGCCGGGCAGGTGGACGTGCTGGTGTGGGTGGTGGATCCGCAAAAATACGCCGACGCCGCCATCCACAACGAGTTCATCCGGCCGTTTTCCGCCCACGCCGCGGTCACCCTGGTGGTCCTCAACCAGGTGGACCGGCTGGCCGGCGCCGAGGTCAAGCCGGTGCTGGCATCGCTGTCCTCCATCCTGGACCGGGACGGGCTCGGCAAGGTGTCCGTGCTGGGCGTCTCGGCCGTGACCGGGGAGGGCGTGGACGAGCTGCGCCGGCGCGTGGCCGGCGTCGTCAAGGCCAAGCAGGCACAATCCGCGCGGCTGGCCGCGGACGTGGCCGTGGCGGCGGGCCGTCTGGGGGCGGCGGCCGGCGCCGGGGAGGCCGCGGGCGCCGGTGAGCCCGCGGGCGTCCACCAGCAGGACCGCAAGGCGCTCGCGGCCGGGCTGGCGGACGCCGTGCACGTGGAGACGGTGGTCTCTGCCGTGCGCACGTCCTACCGGCTGGAGGCCACCAGGCGCACGGGCTGGCCGGTGACCCGGTGGATGTCCCGGTTCCGCAAGGACCCGCTGCGCCGGCTGAGCCTGAGACGGGAGGGATCGTCCGCGGTCAACCGGACGTCGCTGCCGCCGGCCGGGGCGGCCGAGCAGGCTCAGCTGGATTCGGCGGTGCGCGACTTCGCCGACGCCATAAGCGTGGGCGCCCCGGGGCCGTGGCGGGCGTCGATCCGGGCGGCCGCGCGCACCAGCCGGGCCGCACTGCCGGACGCGCTGGACCAGGCGGTGGCTTCGGCGGACCTGAAGGCGAACACGCGTGCCTGGTGGTGGCCGGTGTTTTCAGTGGTCCAGTGGCTCGCGTTGCTCGTGGCCGTGGGCGGCCTGGCATGGCTGGGCGTGCTGGCGGTGCTGGGCTACTTCCAAATGCCTGTGCCGGACGTGCCTCGCGAGCTGGGCTGGCCGCTGCCCACGCTCATGGTTGCCGCCGGCGTGGTGGTGGGGATCGTCCTTGCCGTGGCCAGCAAATTCATTGCCGCGGCGGGTGCGCGGGGACGGGCCGCGTCGGCGCGCCGGAGGCTGCGGGAGGGTGTGTCCGGTGCCGCTGAATTGCTGGTGGTGGCTCCCGCGGAGGCGGAAATTGCCCGTTGCCGCGCGTTTCAGGAAGCCCTCGCCGCCGCCGGTGGCTGA
- a CDS encoding DUF1697 domain-containing protein: MTNFAVFLRGINVGGINIKMADLRVALEALPVTGVKTLLASGNFVCTAEATAAELKALVEACLRENFGYDAWVVVLDQARLNAIIDACPYPSDNKEQHSYVTLSSDPAILDELETLGGALAGVEQTRLSPEALAWLAPAGGTLDSPFSKISTKPKYKSATTTRNLRTLLKCRDALA, encoded by the coding sequence ATGACAAATTTTGCGGTGTTCCTGCGCGGCATCAACGTGGGCGGCATCAACATCAAGATGGCCGATCTCCGCGTGGCCCTCGAGGCGCTGCCCGTCACCGGTGTCAAGACGCTGCTCGCCTCCGGCAACTTTGTGTGCACCGCGGAGGCCACGGCCGCGGAACTGAAGGCGCTGGTGGAGGCCTGCCTGCGTGAAAACTTCGGCTATGACGCCTGGGTGGTGGTCCTGGACCAGGCGCGGCTCAACGCCATCATCGACGCCTGCCCCTACCCGTCCGACAACAAGGAACAGCACAGCTACGTGACGCTCTCCTCCGACCCCGCCATCCTCGACGAGCTGGAAACGCTGGGGGGCGCGCTGGCCGGCGTCGAACAGACCAGGCTCTCCCCCGAGGCGCTCGCCTGGCTGGCCCCGGCGGGAGGCACGCTGGACTCTCCGTTCAGCAAGATCTCCACGAAGCCCAAATACAAAAGCGCGACGACGACCCGCAACCTGCGTACGCTCCTCAAGTGCCGCGACGCGCTGGCTTAG
- a CDS encoding amino acid permease — translation MSHNATDTAAPAAGSITGEGYQRTLSRRHVTMIAMGGAIGVGLFMGAGGRLASTGPALIFSYAIAGAIAYLLMRALGELVMYRQTSGSFVSYAGELFGKKGAYLSGWMYFINWAMTGVAELIAIGLYFQYFFPGVPVEVSALCALVLLVAVNLLSVKAFGEFEFWASCLKVAAIVMFLVVGTVMVITNAQVGGQHATVSNLFHADGGMFPKGGLVMILVLNAVIFAYNAIELVGITAGEMQNPEREVPRAIRAVVVRIVVFYVGSVTLLAMIMPSDHYKNGESPFVTVFASMGLDWVGSVMNFVVITAALSSCNSGLYSIGRIFRTMANNGHAPQWLTRMSSRHVPYAAILAIAAVYVVGVGANVLLGGSHAFDLALNTASIGVIFTWGSIFASQIMLRRKKGKVSSLPMPGSPWTSWVGLAALLAITVLIGFDTMTGPDGAVFHLGLWTLCAIPVFAVVLWFGWRFVKDNEPANELFS, via the coding sequence GTGTCACACAACGCCACCGACACTGCCGCCCCCGCGGCCGGATCCATCACCGGGGAGGGCTATCAGCGGACGCTTTCCCGGCGCCACGTGACCATGATCGCCATGGGCGGGGCCATCGGCGTCGGCCTGTTTATGGGTGCCGGCGGGCGGCTCGCGTCGACCGGCCCGGCGCTGATCTTCTCTTATGCGATTGCCGGCGCCATTGCCTACCTGCTCATGCGGGCGCTCGGCGAGCTGGTCATGTACCGGCAGACGTCGGGATCCTTCGTGTCCTACGCGGGGGAGCTGTTTGGCAAGAAGGGCGCGTACCTTTCCGGCTGGATGTATTTCATCAACTGGGCCATGACGGGCGTGGCCGAGCTGATCGCCATAGGCCTGTACTTCCAATATTTCTTCCCCGGCGTCCCGGTCGAGGTCAGTGCCCTGTGCGCCCTGGTGCTGCTGGTGGCGGTGAACCTGCTGAGCGTGAAGGCCTTTGGCGAGTTTGAGTTTTGGGCGTCGTGCCTGAAGGTTGCCGCGATTGTGATGTTCCTGGTCGTGGGCACGGTCATGGTGATCACGAACGCGCAGGTGGGCGGCCAGCATGCCACGGTCAGCAACCTTTTCCACGCCGACGGCGGAATGTTCCCCAAGGGCGGGCTCGTCATGATCCTGGTGCTGAATGCCGTCATCTTTGCCTACAACGCCATTGAACTGGTGGGCATCACGGCCGGTGAGATGCAGAACCCCGAACGCGAGGTGCCCCGCGCCATCCGCGCAGTGGTGGTCCGCATCGTTGTCTTCTATGTCGGCTCGGTGACGCTGCTGGCCATGATCATGCCGTCCGACCACTACAAGAACGGCGAGAGCCCGTTCGTGACCGTCTTCGCCTCCATGGGGCTGGACTGGGTGGGCTCGGTGATGAACTTTGTGGTCATCACCGCCGCGCTGTCCTCCTGCAACTCCGGCCTGTACTCGATTGGCCGGATCTTCCGCACCATGGCGAACAACGGTCACGCGCCGCAGTGGCTGACCAGGATGTCCTCCCGCCACGTGCCGTACGCCGCGATCCTGGCCATCGCCGCCGTCTACGTGGTGGGTGTGGGGGCCAACGTGCTGCTGGGCGGATCGCACGCCTTCGACCTCGCGCTCAACACCGCCTCCATCGGCGTGATCTTCACCTGGGGCTCCATCTTCGCCAGCCAGATCATGCTGCGTCGCAAGAAGGGCAAGGTGTCCTCGCTGCCGATGCCCGGCTCCCCGTGGACCAGCTGGGTTGGCCTCGCAGCGCTGCTGGCCATCACGGTGCTGATCGGCTTTGACACCATGACCGGGCCCGACGGCGCCGTCTTCCACCTGGGCCTGTGGACGCTTTGCGCCATCCCGGTCTTCGCCGTGGTTTTGTGGTTCGGCTGGCGGTTCGTCAAGGACAACGAGCCCGCGAACGAGCTGTTCAGCTGA
- the gltX gene encoding glutamate--tRNA ligase → MTTAAQIPPVTAETSVRVRFCPSPTGTPHVGLIRTALFNWAYARHTGGRLIFRIEDTDAKRDSEESYLQLLDGLNWLGIDWDEGVETGGPHAPYRQSQRGDIYRDVIEKLVAGGHVYESFSTPEEVEARHKAAGRDVKLGYDNFDRDLTEGQIAAFRAEGRQPALRLRMPDTDITFTDLVRGEITFKAGSVPDYALVRPNGAPLYTLVNPVDDALMGVTHVLRGEDLLSSTPRQIALYQALFEVGVARYLPLFGHLPYVMGAGNKKLSKRDPEASLFLHRDHGFIPEGLLNYLSLLGWSLSADEDIFTVEQLVANFDIHDVLGNPARFDIKKAEAINGTHVRMLEAADFRNRLVPYLQAAGTVGQALTAREEEILTEAAPLVQERITLLGEAPEMLSFLFKKDDAVDVADDARKGLPANLTEVLDAALAALEPLADWTAENIQAALKEALVEGLGVKPRLAFGPVRTALSGRRISPPLFESMVILGKDSSLARLTAFRG, encoded by the coding sequence ATGACTACTGCAGCTCAGATCCCCCCTGTCACCGCTGAAACCTCCGTTCGTGTGCGGTTTTGCCCCTCTCCCACCGGAACGCCGCACGTCGGGCTGATCCGCACGGCGCTGTTCAACTGGGCCTACGCGCGCCACACCGGCGGCAGGCTCATTTTCCGCATCGAGGACACGGATGCCAAGCGGGACAGCGAGGAGAGCTACCTCCAGCTGCTGGACGGTCTGAACTGGCTGGGCATCGACTGGGACGAGGGCGTGGAGACCGGAGGCCCGCACGCGCCGTACCGGCAGTCGCAACGTGGCGACATCTACCGGGACGTCATTGAAAAGTTGGTGGCCGGCGGGCACGTCTACGAGTCATTCTCCACGCCGGAGGAGGTCGAGGCGCGGCACAAGGCGGCCGGCCGGGACGTCAAGCTGGGCTACGACAACTTTGACCGCGACCTCACCGAGGGGCAGATTGCCGCGTTCAGGGCCGAGGGCCGCCAGCCCGCGCTGCGTTTGCGGATGCCGGACACGGACATCACCTTCACGGACCTCGTCCGGGGCGAGATCACCTTCAAGGCAGGATCAGTCCCGGACTACGCCCTGGTCCGCCCCAACGGCGCGCCGCTCTACACGCTGGTCAACCCCGTGGACGACGCCCTCATGGGTGTCACCCACGTGCTGCGCGGCGAGGACCTGCTCTCCTCCACGCCCCGCCAGATCGCCCTGTACCAGGCGCTGTTCGAGGTCGGCGTGGCCAGGTACCTGCCACTTTTCGGCCACCTGCCCTACGTCATGGGCGCCGGCAACAAGAAGCTCTCCAAGCGCGATCCCGAGGCCAGCCTGTTCCTGCACCGGGACCACGGCTTCATCCCGGAGGGCCTGCTGAACTACCTGTCCCTGCTTGGCTGGTCGCTCTCCGCGGACGAGGACATCTTCACGGTGGAGCAGCTCGTGGCCAACTTCGACATCCACGACGTCCTGGGCAACCCGGCGCGCTTCGACATCAAGAAGGCCGAGGCCATCAACGGCACGCACGTGCGCATGTTGGAGGCCGCCGACTTCCGCAACCGCCTGGTCCCGTACCTGCAGGCCGCCGGCACGGTGGGGCAGGCCCTCACGGCCCGCGAGGAGGAGATCCTCACCGAGGCCGCCCCGCTGGTCCAGGAGCGCATCACCCTGCTGGGGGAGGCGCCGGAGATGCTGTCCTTCCTTTTCAAGAAGGACGACGCCGTTGACGTCGCCGACGACGCCCGCAAGGGCCTGCCCGCGAACCTCACCGAGGTCCTCGACGCCGCGCTGGCAGCGCTGGAGCCCCTGGCGGACTGGACGGCGGAGAACATCCAGGCCGCCCTGAAGGAGGCGCTCGTGGAGGGACTGGGCGTCAAGCCCCGCCTGGCGTTCGGCCCGGTCCGCACCGCACTGTCCGGCCGCCGAATCTCCCCGCCGCTGTTCGAGTCCATGGTCATCCTGGGCAAGGACTCCTCGCTGGCCCGCCTGACGGCCTTCAGGGGCTAG
- a CDS encoding ArsR/SmtB family transcription factor — translation MVVDELREAELDRVFQAFADSTRRDIVRRVTGDGLNVSALARHYAMSFAAVQKHVAVLERASLVTKERRGREQLVRANRDGLERARQLLDEYEAIWRQRAGRIADILAEGTAQGRETP, via the coding sequence ATGGTTGTAGATGAGCTTCGTGAGGCCGAGCTGGACCGCGTGTTCCAGGCGTTCGCCGATTCCACCCGCCGGGACATCGTCAGGAGGGTCACCGGCGACGGATTGAACGTTTCGGCCCTGGCGCGGCACTACGCCATGAGTTTCGCGGCCGTGCAGAAACATGTGGCCGTGCTGGAACGTGCCTCCCTGGTCACCAAGGAACGGCGCGGAAGGGAGCAGCTGGTGCGCGCAAACCGCGACGGCCTGGAACGGGCCCGGCAACTGCTCGACGAGTACGAGGCGATCTGGCGGCAGCGTGCCGGGCGGATTGCGGACATCCTGGCCGAAGGAACGGCGCAGGGAAGGGAGACACCATGA
- a CDS encoding SRPBCC family protein yields the protein MTVISSTKSPEALSLTIVAEFDAGVERVWQIWEDPRQLERWWGPPTWPATFEEFDFQPGGRASYYMTGPDGTTARGWWRFTAIAAPERLELDDGFADDNGAPVEDMGTARMAATLEDIGGRTRMTIASTFESPEQMEKMIQMGMEEGMGLAMGQIDAILAGQPAT from the coding sequence ATGACAGTCATCAGTTCCACCAAGAGCCCCGAGGCGCTCAGCCTCACCATCGTCGCGGAGTTCGACGCCGGCGTCGAGCGCGTGTGGCAGATCTGGGAGGATCCGCGCCAGCTGGAACGCTGGTGGGGGCCGCCCACCTGGCCCGCCACGTTTGAGGAATTCGACTTCCAGCCCGGCGGCAGGGCCAGCTACTACATGACCGGACCGGACGGAACCACGGCCCGCGGCTGGTGGCGCTTCACCGCCATCGCGGCGCCGGAGCGCCTGGAGCTCGATGACGGGTTCGCCGACGACAACGGTGCCCCCGTCGAAGACATGGGCACCGCCCGCATGGCCGCCACGCTCGAGGACATCGGCGGGCGCACCCGTATGACCATTGCGTCCACCTTCGAAAGCCCGGAACAGATGGAGAAGATGATCCAGATGGGCATGGAGGAGGGCATGGGCCTGGCGATGGGCCAGATCGACGCGATCCTGGCCGGCCAGCCGGCCACCTGA
- a CDS encoding HAD family hydrolase, with protein sequence MEPNASQDTPVTGAPAGPVRGVLFDIDDTLVDLHAAMKDAMIAASRRLLPDFDAADWDGFAALYMADAGRYYDRYVAGEFSFTEQRGLRARAVFAHFGTPGFDAVAEREWIEDFERAQPGSIKAYPDVVPALDALDAAGIPYGAVSNNVHDYQRAKLDHAGLQRISVLVGIDTVNAAKPEPRVFWEGCRLLGTAPADTLYVGDNYLLDAEGSAAAGLQAVWLDRKGTGTPSDASLNRSGLGSGRRDAVRVVAGLGELGALTAAPGR encoded by the coding sequence TTGGAACCCAACGCTTCACAAGACACCCCTGTCACGGGCGCCCCCGCGGGTCCGGTCAGGGGTGTCTTGTTTGACATCGACGACACCCTGGTGGACCTGCACGCCGCCATGAAGGACGCCATGATCGCCGCGAGCCGGCGCCTGCTGCCGGACTTCGACGCGGCGGACTGGGACGGCTTCGCGGCGCTGTACATGGCGGATGCGGGGCGGTACTACGACCGCTACGTGGCCGGCGAATTCTCCTTCACGGAGCAGCGCGGGCTGCGCGCCCGGGCCGTGTTCGCCCACTTTGGCACGCCGGGCTTCGACGCCGTGGCCGAGCGGGAGTGGATCGAGGACTTTGAACGCGCCCAGCCGGGCTCCATCAAGGCCTATCCGGACGTGGTCCCGGCCCTGGACGCGCTGGACGCGGCCGGCATCCCATACGGCGCCGTCAGCAACAACGTCCACGACTACCAGCGCGCCAAGCTGGACCACGCCGGCCTCCAGCGCATCTCCGTCCTGGTGGGCATTGACACGGTCAACGCGGCCAAGCCCGAACCCCGGGTGTTCTGGGAGGGGTGCCGGCTGCTCGGCACCGCCCCGGCGGACACGCTGTACGTGGGGGACAACTACCTGCTCGACGCCGAGGGTTCCGCCGCGGCGGGGCTGCAGGCGGTCTGGCTGGACAGGAAAGGCACGGGCACGCCGTCGGACGCTTCCCTGAACCGCAGTGGCTTGGGCAGCGGCCGCCGGGACGCCGTCCGCGTGGTGGCCGGCCTGGGGGAACTGGGCGCACTCACGGCGGCGCCAGGGCGGTGA
- a CDS encoding fumarylacetoacetate hydrolase family protein, whose translation MRIARFVVDNDPMYGVVEGEPGGEVVTVIKGDPFFNGVERTTIKYPLEDVRLVAPIIPRSKVVGVGRNFAEHARELGNEVPVHPLLFLKPNTSVVGPGEPIVMPEFSEEISYEAELCIVIGRICKDVPEERADEVIFGYTCGNDLTARDVQQSDGQWARAKGFDTSAPLGPWIETELDPEDLRIQGWLNGELRQDGNTNQMVRSVRELVSIVSRAFTLLPGDVIMTGTPAGVGLVKDGDRYEIEIEGIGRLSNPVVRR comes from the coding sequence ATGCGTATCGCCCGATTTGTAGTAGACAATGACCCGATGTACGGCGTGGTGGAAGGGGAGCCCGGCGGTGAAGTTGTCACCGTCATCAAGGGTGATCCGTTCTTCAACGGCGTCGAACGGACCACCATCAAGTACCCGCTGGAGGACGTGCGCCTGGTGGCCCCGATCATCCCGCGCAGCAAGGTGGTCGGTGTGGGCCGCAACTTTGCCGAGCATGCCCGCGAACTGGGCAACGAGGTCCCCGTCCACCCGCTGCTGTTCCTCAAGCCGAACACGTCGGTGGTGGGCCCTGGCGAACCCATCGTGATGCCGGAATTTTCCGAAGAGATTTCCTACGAGGCGGAGCTGTGCATCGTGATTGGGCGCATCTGCAAGGATGTGCCGGAGGAGCGCGCGGACGAGGTCATCTTCGGCTACACCTGCGGCAACGACCTCACCGCCCGCGACGTCCAGCAGAGCGACGGCCAGTGGGCCCGCGCCAAGGGCTTTGACACCTCGGCCCCGCTGGGCCCGTGGATCGAGACCGAGCTGGACCCCGAAGACCTCCGCATCCAGGGCTGGCTGAACGGCGAGCTCCGCCAGGACGGCAACACCAACCAGATGGTCCGCAGCGTCCGCGAGCTGGTCTCCATCGTCTCGCGCGCGTTCACCCTCCTGCCGGGCGACGTCATCATGACCGGCACCCCCGCCGGCGTCGGCCTGGTCAAGGACGGCGACCGCTACGAGATTGAAATTGAGGGCATCGGCCGCCTCTCCAACCCGGTGGTGCGCCGCTAG
- a CDS encoding S1C family serine protease — translation MQKSVRTVATAILAAGLMAGTAGCTAVGTQTASPPPSQAAASQATAPAPSASPSPSGGSGGATGQGLRAVPGIVQKIEPAVVTIQTQTGLGSGVVYRSDGTIVTDAHVVENAQKQPFTTVQVQFADGKQTSARVLGVDNVDDVAVIRADRTGLPVPTFASQQPVVGSLCVVIGSPLGLDNTVTAGIISGLHRDIPPSSDAPQGMINLVQTDAPISPGNSGGAVSNGDAQIIGLSEAYLPPSSGAVAIGFVTPASTVTEVADQLLKNGTVKHAYLGVSLSDISAQTAQEFNLPTTAGALVISVATGGPAAAAGLEPGDVITRVGTTAITDVTDLIAAVRADSPGQLIHITVRRGSATKTLGVTLGNTPTATQ, via the coding sequence ATGCAGAAATCTGTCCGAACCGTCGCCACCGCAATCCTGGCTGCCGGCCTGATGGCAGGCACCGCCGGATGCACCGCCGTCGGCACGCAAACGGCATCTCCCCCGCCCTCCCAGGCAGCGGCCTCCCAGGCAACTGCACCCGCCCCGTCGGCGTCGCCATCGCCATCCGGCGGGAGTGGCGGGGCGACGGGGCAGGGGCTGCGGGCCGTGCCCGGAATTGTCCAGAAGATCGAACCGGCGGTGGTGACAATCCAGACCCAGACCGGCCTTGGCAGCGGCGTGGTCTACCGCAGCGACGGCACCATCGTCACCGACGCCCACGTGGTGGAGAACGCGCAAAAGCAGCCGTTCACGACCGTCCAGGTGCAGTTTGCCGATGGCAAGCAGACCTCCGCCCGCGTGCTCGGCGTTGACAACGTCGACGACGTCGCCGTCATCCGCGCCGACCGGACGGGGCTGCCTGTGCCCACCTTCGCATCACAGCAGCCCGTGGTGGGCTCGCTGTGCGTGGTCATCGGCAGCCCGCTTGGACTCGACAACACCGTGACGGCCGGGATCATCTCCGGCCTCCACCGCGACATCCCTCCGTCAAGCGACGCGCCCCAGGGCATGATCAACCTCGTCCAGACCGACGCACCCATCTCGCCAGGGAACTCCGGCGGCGCCGTCAGCAATGGTGACGCCCAGATCATCGGACTCTCCGAGGCGTACCTGCCGCCCAGTTCGGGGGCCGTTGCCATCGGCTTTGTCACACCGGCGTCAACCGTGACTGAAGTGGCGGACCAGCTGTTGAAAAACGGAACAGTCAAGCACGCGTACCTGGGCGTCAGCCTCAGCGACATCTCAGCGCAAACTGCCCAGGAATTTAACCTGCCGACGACGGCCGGGGCCCTGGTCATCAGCGTCGCCACCGGCGGTCCCGCCGCAGCGGCGGGCCTGGAACCGGGGGATGTCATCACCCGCGTTGGCACCACCGCCATCACGGACGTGACAGACCTCATCGCGGCCGTCCGCGCCGACTCCCCCGGCCAACTGATCCACATCACCGTCCGGAGGGGCAGCGCCACCAAGACGCTCGGCGTGACGCTGGGCAACACCCCAACTGCGACGCAGTAG